From Gimesia panareensis, the proteins below share one genomic window:
- a CDS encoding DUF4132 domain-containing protein, giving the protein MATTATKTKSKAKAEPEISWLDADKDYGLGILNGKLVCRNSKGKKLAAVPKWLKETELADQLLALCDWLAEHETECRHRVELWMLRSLPIPREAVESTWADPGWSGALRNMVVTPVDAKGKIDHEQTGLLRDVVSSKGIGIVDRDGETQWIKAAQILVPHPILIDGLEDLREIAVDMQFSQVVNQLFRTVFSATEEQQEFKRIMDFQGGRFEQLNFATSLCKRLGYPVRGGYACNRIWENEVPLEARYWVGDDYPEAETCTEELIFVDEDQVPQKISDVGPVTFSEGMLMASQIYAKRKVEKTEGETA; this is encoded by the coding sequence ATGGCGACCACCGCAACGAAAACGAAATCCAAAGCGAAAGCCGAACCGGAGATTTCCTGGCTGGATGCGGACAAGGATTATGGCCTGGGCATATTGAACGGGAAGCTGGTTTGTCGAAATTCCAAGGGCAAAAAACTGGCTGCCGTGCCCAAGTGGCTTAAAGAAACCGAACTGGCCGATCAGTTGCTGGCTCTCTGTGACTGGCTGGCGGAGCATGAAACCGAATGCCGGCATCGCGTCGAACTCTGGATGCTGCGTTCGCTGCCGATTCCCCGCGAGGCGGTGGAATCCACCTGGGCCGACCCGGGCTGGTCGGGTGCCCTGCGGAATATGGTCGTCACCCCTGTCGATGCGAAAGGTAAGATCGATCATGAACAGACCGGTCTACTGCGGGATGTCGTGAGCAGTAAAGGCATCGGTATTGTCGACCGCGATGGGGAAACGCAGTGGATCAAAGCCGCCCAGATTCTGGTGCCGCATCCGATTCTGATCGATGGTCTGGAAGACCTCCGCGAGATCGCCGTGGATATGCAGTTTTCGCAGGTCGTGAATCAGCTGTTCCGGACCGTATTTTCTGCAACCGAAGAGCAACAGGAATTCAAACGGATCATGGATTTTCAGGGAGGCCGGTTTGAGCAGTTGAACTTCGCGACTTCCCTCTGTAAGCGACTCGGATATCCGGTGCGTGGCGGCTATGCCTGCAACCGGATCTGGGAGAATGAAGTCCCTCTGGAAGCACGTTACTGGGTGGGAGACGATTATCCGGAAGCAGAAACCTGTACCGAGGAATTGATTTTCGTCGATGAGGATCAGGTCCCGCAGAAAATTTCGGATGTCGGTCCGGTCACCTTCAGCGAAGGGATGCTGATGGCTTCGCAGATCTACGCCAAGCGCAAAGTTGAAAAGACGGAAGGTGAGACAGCATGA
- a CDS encoding serine/threonine protein kinase, with product MSQAEDNLTNTFIYRSEDPEDSRVIEISREYLSLLEAGKNPDKAAFIERYPELSEVISECLEGIDLAHSLSQHLTPQLSEMISRPLGDFKIIREIGRGGMATVYEATQLSLGRRVALKVLPFAASLDECQRQRFQIESQAAANLHHTNIVPVYAVGSERGMHYYAMQLIEGESLSEWLLRQKQELSGSQVAVSDSEKTPTEKPGSAADSQNQSKQIVNLSVSHTDHRKAKAWYQTIARIIAQVATGLEYAHQSGVVHRDIKPANLLIDVKGNAWITDFGLAQVSASSSVTRTGDVVGTLRYMSPEQLSGKRAMVDQRTDIYSLGATLYELLCLQPVFAANEHQQLLHNVLYDEPKPLRQVDRLIPVELETIVMKALAKVPGERYQSAAELAEDLQRFLDERPILARRPTYVDHGRKWLRRHPAVVVSSFVILLLGMVGLSVAMAAISEEERNTRAALNRESIRAHEAEQRLVLAQQAADDMIALAEFELSDNPFNESLRKKLLESALAHYQAVIKEQSDNPAALEKLRETRDRIEKILSDLIVLQADRYMHLMIEPDVLSDLGITPEQNQKIHELFDWRSAQMNKTIGESKNLSASSEISKSQFIQNRRVEESRLTQEGLNAILTKPQQKRLQQLSLRYQGAQALHETEVIQALNLTNAQRMAMRVIESEYHLRGGPRGDGPRGGPPEKGKGPDFHKPERDERKRGPGGPPPKKMVFPHREPRHWENDPEQLEHLLKVLTPEQRQKWETLIGPPFKGDFQEERDFFPGKDAPDRQPAV from the coding sequence GTGTCTCAAGCCGAAGACAATCTGACGAATACCTTCATTTATCGCAGTGAGGACCCGGAAGACTCACGTGTGATCGAAATCTCCCGGGAATATCTGTCGCTGCTGGAAGCCGGTAAAAACCCTGACAAAGCAGCTTTTATTGAGCGTTATCCGGAACTATCCGAAGTCATTTCCGAGTGTCTGGAGGGGATCGACCTGGCGCATTCGCTGTCGCAGCATCTGACTCCCCAGCTCTCGGAAATGATCTCTCGGCCACTGGGCGACTTTAAAATCATTCGGGAAATCGGTCGCGGAGGGATGGCGACGGTTTATGAGGCGACCCAGTTGTCTCTGGGGAGGCGGGTCGCGCTGAAAGTGTTGCCGTTTGCTGCTTCGCTGGATGAATGTCAGCGGCAGCGGTTTCAGATTGAATCCCAGGCGGCTGCCAATCTGCATCATACGAATATCGTCCCCGTGTATGCCGTGGGTTCTGAGCGGGGCATGCACTATTATGCGATGCAGTTGATCGAGGGCGAATCGCTGTCGGAATGGCTCCTGCGACAGAAACAGGAACTGAGTGGATCACAGGTGGCGGTTTCGGATTCTGAAAAAACACCGACAGAAAAACCGGGCTCTGCAGCTGACAGCCAGAATCAGTCGAAACAGATTGTGAATCTGTCCGTGTCGCATACCGATCATCGGAAAGCGAAAGCCTGGTATCAGACGATTGCGCGCATCATCGCGCAGGTGGCAACCGGGCTGGAATATGCACACCAGTCGGGAGTGGTGCATCGGGATATCAAGCCTGCCAATCTGCTGATTGACGTGAAAGGCAATGCCTGGATCACCGATTTCGGTCTGGCTCAGGTCTCCGCGAGTTCCAGTGTGACCCGCACCGGTGATGTTGTCGGCACGCTGCGGTATATGAGCCCCGAACAGTTGAGCGGGAAACGGGCCATGGTTGACCAGCGGACCGATATCTATTCGCTGGGAGCGACGTTGTATGAACTGCTCTGTCTGCAGCCGGTCTTTGCGGCCAATGAGCATCAGCAGTTGCTCCACAATGTTTTGTATGATGAGCCCAAACCATTACGCCAGGTCGATCGCCTGATTCCGGTGGAACTTGAGACGATCGTGATGAAGGCGCTGGCCAAGGTTCCCGGCGAACGATATCAGTCGGCTGCTGAGCTGGCGGAAGATCTGCAGCGTTTTCTGGATGAGCGACCCATTCTCGCCCGCCGTCCGACTTATGTCGATCATGGGCGTAAGTGGCTCAGACGACATCCAGCAGTGGTCGTTTCATCCTTTGTGATCCTGCTGCTGGGCATGGTGGGACTGTCGGTCGCGATGGCAGCAATTTCCGAGGAAGAACGTAACACACGCGCAGCTCTGAACCGGGAATCGATCCGGGCGCACGAAGCGGAACAGCGTCTGGTGCTCGCCCAGCAGGCCGCTGACGACATGATTGCGCTGGCCGAGTTTGAATTATCAGACAATCCGTTCAATGAAAGCCTTCGTAAGAAACTGCTCGAGTCTGCTCTGGCTCACTATCAGGCTGTGATCAAAGAGCAATCGGATAATCCTGCCGCGCTGGAAAAACTAAGAGAGACCCGGGATCGAATTGAGAAGATCCTGTCAGACCTGATTGTCCTGCAGGCCGACCGCTATATGCATCTTATGATTGAACCCGACGTGCTCAGCGATCTGGGAATCACACCTGAGCAAAACCAGAAGATTCATGAACTGTTTGACTGGCGCTCGGCGCAGATGAATAAGACGATCGGTGAGTCGAAGAATCTCTCGGCGAGTTCAGAGATTTCGAAATCTCAGTTCATTCAGAATCGACGGGTAGAGGAATCGCGCCTGACGCAGGAGGGATTGAATGCGATCTTAACCAAGCCACAACAGAAACGGCTGCAGCAGTTGTCGCTGCGGTATCAGGGAGCTCAGGCACTACATGAAACGGAAGTGATCCAGGCGCTGAATCTCACAAACGCGCAACGTATGGCGATGCGAGTGATTGAATCGGAATACCATCTTCGCGGGGGCCCGCGGGGAGACGGTCCGCGGGGCGGTCCACCGGAAAAGGGAAAGGGCCCCGATTTTCATAAGCCAGAACGCGACGAGCGAAAACGGGGACCAGGCGGGCCCCCCCCGAAGAAAATGGTCTTCCCTCATCGTGAGCCGCGCCATTGGGAAAATGACCCGGAACAGCTCGAACATCTGCTCAAAGTTCTTACGCCCGAGCAGCGCCAGAAATGGGAAACGCTGATCGGCCCTCCTTTTAAAGGAGACTTTCAGGAGGAACGGGATTTCTTTCCCGGAAAAGATGCTCCAGACAGACAGCCGGCGGTTTGA
- a CDS encoding sigma-70 family RNA polymerase sigma factor, which yields MSADSENETVIQSTADLLASAREGNEQALGQILSAQRAYLKVLARVEVGRHLQAKLDVSDIIQEVFLEAHKSFSQFQGSEEPQFIQWVRSILAHTIANTVRRYFGTQARDPRLEKQVAAGIDQSAVSLGGMLVDPGASPSQQVSRVEQTRLVSEALSRLPEDYQSVLILRHLEGLTFPKIAERMGKTVNSVEKLWLRGLARLKKEFTLSTSNPEVQ from the coding sequence ATGTCTGCTGATTCAGAAAATGAAACCGTTATCCAGTCCACCGCGGATTTACTGGCCAGCGCCAGGGAAGGGAACGAGCAGGCACTGGGGCAGATTCTGTCTGCACAGCGGGCCTATCTGAAGGTTCTGGCGCGGGTCGAAGTGGGACGTCATCTGCAGGCCAAGCTGGATGTCTCGGATATCATTCAGGAAGTCTTTCTGGAAGCCCATAAAAGTTTCTCCCAGTTTCAGGGATCCGAAGAGCCGCAGTTCATTCAATGGGTCCGTTCCATTCTGGCGCATACGATTGCTAATACTGTGCGGCGTTATTTTGGAACGCAGGCTCGCGATCCGCGGCTGGAGAAGCAGGTGGCTGCGGGCATTGATCAGTCGGCTGTTTCGCTGGGGGGGATGCTGGTCGATCCGGGGGCTTCCCCCAGCCAGCAGGTTTCACGGGTGGAGCAGACCCGCCTGGTTTCAGAAGCCCTGTCGCGACTGCCGGAAGATTATCAGTCGGTCCTGATTCTCAGGCATCTGGAAGGGCTGACGTTTCCCAAGATTGCAGAACGAATGGGGAAGACCGTGAATTCTGTGGAAAAACTGTGGTTACGTGGGTTGGCACGACTCAAGAAAGAGTTCACCCTGTCGACTTCAAATCCGGAGGTGCAATAG
- a CDS encoding CotH kinase family protein — MKKDVCSNLFYLIAITIVTSPALAQTPGPSRQQTSQPPTQFGDRPSFPFGPGPGGPPGGPGGEERKLVEQFDADKDGSLNNAERQQARKFLKENPQQHRGPGGFGPPGGFGPPGSNSDPRSSRDRGHRRGPRTANRSAARPGRKISPDDVPIIDAELFDPAVLRTIFINFENKDWEAELEEFHGTDVEVAATLIVDRKEYPGCGIHFRGMSSYMMVPTGYKRSLNVSIDFLNEDQRLLGYKTLNLNNNSGDDSLLSTVLYSHIANKHMPAPKANLVRVVINGENWGIYTNVQQFNKTFLREHYPSAKGTRWKVSGSPRGGGGLDYRGDDPTQYGYPYEMKDGKEKSLKKLIELCRILDQTPPAELEAALKDKVDMEELLWFLAIDNALCNSDGYWIRASDYSIFLDKHDRFHFFPHDMNEAFRFVRGGPGFGPPHGPRGRFDPRQAGAGSRGTGSPDGFGPPGSSGRPPRGVPTQQHGSGQANHNTSGQLDPLIGLDDPSKPLRSKILAVPALRDNYLQKVRTIANDLDWDELGPVVEQYRQLVLKEVKLDTRKLGSFENFVKLTASRIPVGTTAAVHGPGGHGAVNLHQFARERQKYLLQVTSKK, encoded by the coding sequence ATGAAAAAAGACGTGTGTTCAAACCTGTTCTATCTTATTGCCATCACTATTGTTACCTCCCCTGCTCTGGCACAGACACCTGGGCCGTCCCGGCAGCAGACATCGCAGCCTCCCACTCAATTCGGGGACAGACCTTCTTTTCCTTTTGGCCCTGGTCCGGGCGGGCCACCTGGTGGTCCCGGAGGGGAAGAACGAAAACTGGTAGAGCAGTTTGACGCAGACAAGGATGGCTCCCTGAACAACGCCGAACGGCAGCAGGCCCGGAAATTTCTCAAAGAAAATCCCCAGCAGCACAGAGGCCCCGGCGGTTTTGGTCCTCCGGGTGGATTTGGCCCTCCGGGTTCAAATTCGGATCCGCGCAGCTCTCGTGATCGGGGGCACCGGCGCGGACCACGCACCGCCAACCGTTCTGCGGCTCGACCAGGAAGGAAAATCTCTCCTGATGATGTCCCGATCATCGATGCCGAACTCTTTGATCCTGCGGTCCTGCGAACCATTTTTATCAACTTCGAAAACAAAGACTGGGAAGCGGAGCTCGAAGAGTTTCATGGCACCGATGTCGAAGTCGCCGCGACTCTGATCGTGGATCGAAAAGAATATCCCGGCTGCGGCATTCACTTCCGGGGCATGTCCAGCTACATGATGGTCCCCACCGGCTATAAACGTTCGTTGAATGTCTCCATCGATTTCCTCAACGAAGACCAGCGGCTGCTCGGTTATAAGACTCTGAATCTGAACAATAACAGCGGCGACGACAGCCTCCTCAGCACCGTACTCTACTCTCACATCGCCAACAAACACATGCCGGCTCCGAAAGCGAACCTGGTCCGTGTGGTCATCAACGGTGAAAACTGGGGCATTTACACCAACGTCCAGCAGTTCAATAAAACGTTTCTCCGCGAACACTATCCCTCTGCCAAGGGAACCCGCTGGAAGGTCAGTGGCTCCCCCCGCGGTGGTGGAGGACTCGACTATCGGGGAGACGATCCCACGCAATACGGTTATCCCTACGAAATGAAAGACGGCAAGGAAAAATCGCTCAAAAAACTGATCGAGCTCTGTCGCATTCTCGATCAAACGCCTCCTGCAGAACTGGAAGCAGCGCTCAAAGACAAGGTCGACATGGAAGAACTGCTCTGGTTCCTCGCCATCGACAACGCGTTATGCAATTCAGATGGCTACTGGATCCGGGCCAGCGATTACAGCATTTTTCTGGATAAACACGACCGGTTCCATTTCTTTCCCCATGACATGAATGAAGCTTTTCGATTCGTCCGAGGCGGGCCAGGATTTGGCCCTCCGCATGGTCCGCGCGGACGATTCGATCCCAGACAGGCAGGCGCTGGTTCCCGGGGAACAGGTTCTCCAGATGGCTTTGGCCCCCCAGGTTCATCGGGGCGACCTCCCCGGGGAGTCCCCACACAACAGCATGGCTCGGGACAGGCAAACCACAATACCAGTGGTCAACTCGATCCCCTGATCGGTCTGGACGATCCTTCCAAACCACTGCGGAGCAAAATCCTGGCAGTCCCTGCGCTACGGGATAATTATCTGCAGAAAGTTCGCACCATCGCCAATGACCTGGACTGGGATGAACTGGGGCCCGTCGTCGAACAGTATCGTCAACTCGTGCTCAAAGAAGTCAAACTGGACACGCGAAAGCTCGGATCTTTTGAGAACTTCGTCAAATTGACTGCCAGCCGGATTCCCGTCGGTACAACCGCAGCAGTCCACGGACCGGGAGGTCACGGTGCGGTCAATCTGCATCAGTTTGCCCGGGAACGGCAGAAGTATTTACTGCAGGTTACCAGCAAAAAATAG
- a CDS encoding polyphosphate polymerase domain-containing protein: MDLKLFVPESDPMQVYQAQDRRIELKFLLTPEVSHQVRSWAREQMDPDPHCTTAIGDSYAINTLYLDTPALDIYRKTRLGGTTKYRLRRYAAEPVLWLETKSKRNNIVQKSRTSIPAAQLPLLQQSEATDDLWPGDWFRQSIQKRGLHPSALVHYQRFARIVRYQNQHIRLTIDNQLAGQKCSRWEIPDQPTDRSDLYQGGEIMELKFHDILPPLFKRLLLEIPLISTGFSKYRTAVASNL, from the coding sequence TTGGATTTAAAACTTTTCGTTCCGGAATCCGATCCCATGCAGGTCTATCAGGCCCAGGATCGCCGCATCGAATTGAAATTTCTGCTGACTCCGGAAGTAAGCCACCAGGTTCGCAGCTGGGCCCGGGAACAGATGGATCCGGATCCGCATTGCACAACGGCCATCGGCGACAGCTATGCCATCAACACTCTTTATCTCGACACGCCGGCACTGGACATCTACCGTAAAACCCGACTGGGCGGGACGACGAAGTATCGCCTGCGTCGCTATGCAGCAGAGCCTGTACTCTGGCTGGAAACCAAAAGTAAGCGGAATAACATTGTCCAGAAAAGTCGGACTTCCATTCCGGCTGCGCAACTCCCCCTGCTGCAGCAATCAGAAGCGACAGATGACCTCTGGCCGGGAGACTGGTTTCGGCAGAGCATCCAGAAGCGTGGCTTGCACCCCAGTGCCCTGGTGCATTATCAGCGTTTTGCCCGGATAGTCCGCTATCAGAATCAGCACATCCGCCTGACGATCGACAATCAGCTCGCAGGGCAGAAATGCAGTCGCTGGGAAATTCCGGATCAACCGACCGATCGATCAGACCTCTATCAGGGAGGCGAAATCATGGAACTGAAATTTCACGACATCCTGCCTCCGCTGTTCAAACGACTGCTGCTGGAGATTCCCCTCATCTCAACCGGCTTTTCCAAATACCGTACCGCAGTGGCTTCCAACCTTTAA
- a CDS encoding DUF4956 domain-containing protein: MTDWFTQVTSSSEPAFGTIMVNLLLSWAAGCGVAYLARKHQKTVADETLSVTLVLMCVLIAMATQIIGENVARAFSLVGALSIVRFRTAMQTTQDVAFVLFAVVVGMAIGAGQYLVASLGFVVIGAATHFQPHWSTVHPAELKQHACIMHLRLQVALGADQIWNEILNELCEEYENTGAETTRKGSAFALEYDVILRDNVTADDVILRLGRLEQIESVQIKRTRR; this comes from the coding sequence ATGACAGACTGGTTCACACAAGTCACATCCTCTTCAGAGCCTGCATTCGGCACGATCATGGTGAATCTGCTGCTCTCCTGGGCCGCGGGTTGCGGTGTAGCTTATCTGGCGCGAAAACATCAGAAAACCGTCGCCGATGAAACACTGTCGGTAACCCTGGTGCTGATGTGCGTGCTGATCGCGATGGCGACACAGATCATCGGCGAAAATGTCGCTCGTGCGTTCTCCCTGGTGGGCGCTCTGTCGATCGTCCGTTTCCGGACCGCGATGCAGACGACCCAGGACGTCGCATTTGTGCTCTTTGCTGTGGTCGTCGGCATGGCCATCGGAGCCGGACAATATCTGGTCGCTTCGCTCGGCTTCGTCGTGATCGGTGCCGCTACTCACTTCCAGCCGCACTGGTCCACAGTCCATCCTGCAGAACTCAAACAGCACGCATGCATTATGCATCTACGTCTGCAGGTGGCACTGGGAGCAGATCAGATCTGGAATGAGATTCTGAATGAGCTCTGCGAAGAATATGAAAACACGGGCGCGGAAACCACTCGCAAAGGGAGCGCCTTCGCCCTGGAATACGATGTCATCCTCCGCGACAACGTCACGGCAGACGATGTCATTCTCCGCCTGGGCCGCCTGGAACAGATCGAATCGGTCCAGATCAAACGCACCCGTCGTTGA
- the cas5 gene encoding type I-MYXAN CRISPR-associated protein Cas5/Cmx5/DevS, with the protein MIGVHVTVPVSCFRKGYSREYLETHQIPPPATCYGFLLSLAGERDRRRHIGCRVTAVILNDPAKSVVLRKVWRVKNPRPEAPENMRPDFQELLSNLELILWVDSTEERNSCGQTLEQRVCSTLAQPELVNRSGGLSLGESTHLVNDVGTIDNGSKWSESLKGSAFLLDPRGELTLPVWVDHVHSVETRYVTGTLQATSLKKPPREKVPLISPH; encoded by the coding sequence ATGATCGGCGTACATGTGACAGTGCCTGTTTCCTGTTTTCGAAAAGGGTATTCGCGGGAGTATCTCGAAACACATCAGATTCCTCCTCCAGCGACCTGTTATGGATTCCTGTTATCCCTGGCCGGTGAGCGGGACCGCAGGCGTCATATTGGTTGTCGGGTGACGGCGGTGATTTTAAACGATCCTGCAAAAAGCGTCGTACTGCGGAAAGTCTGGCGCGTTAAAAATCCCCGCCCGGAAGCCCCCGAAAATATGCGGCCCGATTTCCAGGAACTCTTATCAAATCTGGAACTGATCCTATGGGTTGATTCAACCGAAGAACGGAATTCGTGTGGACAGACTCTGGAGCAGCGAGTCTGTTCCACGCTTGCGCAGCCTGAGCTTGTCAATCGTTCCGGGGGACTATCGCTCGGAGAAAGTACGCATCTGGTCAATGATGTAGGAACGATCGACAATGGATCAAAATGGAGTGAGTCTTTAAAGGGGAGTGCATTTCTGCTGGATCCCCGGGGAGAGCTGACCCTGCCGGTCTGGGTGGACCATGTCCATTCCGTTGAGACACGTTATGTTACGGGGACTCTTCAGGCAACCAGTCTGAAGAAACCGCCACGAGAAAAAGTTCCGTTGATCAGCCCACATTGA